A region of the Cottoperca gobio chromosome 22, fCotGob3.1, whole genome shotgun sequence genome:
ATTGGTGATAGAGattgttaaacatgttttttaccTTTGCTCCCTCCAGGATGTGCGGGTCTTTCTGAAGTGCATTTCTCAGGCCTTCCTCTGATGTGAATGTGATCCAACAGAAGCCTTTATGGAAGCCTGTGTCTTTATTCTGGTGCAAGACACAGCTGACAGTCAAACACAGAAGCAACTCATGCAACATGTTGCAGGGtcagcaagaaaaaaaacagacactttGATCACTGGGATAGATAACTTGAGAAGTGTTAAGTCTCTGTATGTTGATTTTATAccatacttaaaataaaataaaaatggctgCTTGGAAGAAAAACACTCAAATGGGAATGAATGGATATGACAAAtaagtagtattattagtagtcaTTGGTGGTAAAAGGACCCTTAAACCAATTACAATTTCATTCATCTTTATTATCATTGCACACATTAGGTATACAACTAAAAGCAGCAAAGtgcatatagatatacatatttatatatatatatatatatgcacaacAATAAATTAACTATCAATCAAGGGTGTAAGTGTGATATAAAGAAACCACTATGATATGAACAGAAAGGACATATATATCGATGGTGTATATACAGTTATTACATTGAGACAACTTACAAAGGGAAGAAGACACTTCTTCACTGTCCCAAACTGTCCAAAGTAGTCCCTCATCTCCTCTGAAAAACaagagtgtttttttctttatgattGAAGTACAAGCAGTGCTACAGTATTATTAACGCGTAAGTCTAATCAAACGTTCTGTTTTTGAGTCTTCGTACAAGTAAAATAGTTTCAACAGTAACACAAGCTGCACTTCCACAGTGACCGTTCTTCCGGGTCATTGTAACCTTTAAACACGCGGGATTTACTCCAGCTTGGTTGCATTAGACTGTATTAGTTTTAGCAACTCGTACACTGGCATGCTTGGTTTTTAAGATGCATATAGAATTGAAAAACGACTCTGATTAAATTAAGGCTCTGCTAAGTTTGTTGTTCTGTCTCATCACGCGCGTGACAATGACGGCAGGCAAACAGCGCGAGTAAAAGTCACGCAAGAGGCTCATGTCCGCTGCAGAGAAAGACCCTGCGGACAGTGCGTGAGACTTACTGCCAGCTATAGTCCATGGGATTTTAGACACGAAGGCCTCGAAAACCTTCTTAGCCGGCATCGCCATGTTTCGCCCTTGGTAACGTTAACGttaaccttcttcttcttcgtcttcttcttcttcttcttctttggttttaCGGCGGGTGGTAACCAGTGTTAGTTgcattaccgccacctactgttgGAGTGTGGACCAGAACAATCTGTCCCCTACAAAAGGAGAATAAACTTCACTGAAACTCCACATAAATGTTAGCAACATATTCATATTGCTAAATCTGTacagtgtttcatatgtttgtaAGCTCTTCAACCAAAACTACAACGTTTCCTAGACCTTTATGCACCTTCATTTTTTCCAGAATATAAAAATCAACTGACACTGGGAAACAGCCTGGTGGGGTTACTGGTGACGGTATTAGGAGATATCTTTCAGATATAAAAGACTCAACCGTGTCCTCCTCTAAGCCACATTCACATGATCCTGATGTTTCTCCATCAGTGATTTGTTTACCCTGTGTCACTATATGTCTGCTGCTTTACTTCCTCCCactgtaaactttatttatagaggtGCGTCCTTTGTTTCCTTCACCCCAACATCTCAACAGTAGACACTGATAAGTGTTGATATTTTCTTAATCTCATGTATCatttgctgtcggagctccgttaaccgcctgtcctctaccaccgaAATTGGCCTGCAGTCTATTGCAATCCATCTCGCAATTGAGTTGGTTAATCTGTCAGAGGTAGATTTACTAATGCTGCTTCTGAATGCCTGATCGAGAGTGCTTTGACGAGGCTGGTCGCTCACcttggtgctagctagctccgagctttGCTCTGAGATGATATGTCAGGCTGTAAATACTGCGATGATACGAAAATACTTTTCTGCAGGAATTGCACAGAACGGTGCTCCTATCTACAGTTCCATCCAGgcgtttattaaatgtaaactgtccattcactgggccaagtaacgttttctcatccgcttcatcatgttgacaaGGCTGATGTTGATGAGGCTGCTGTGGTCGCGCCGCGTCGGTGAAGTAAAATCAAGGGGaataagagcgcgattaatctgcgttagtttttttgtcgcgttatttattctgtgattaTTAAATCACGcctacgtcccaacccgtaaatcagccatgttggatgatatacacaaccaagacggcgcccgttcgcgtgggagttgctgcaacgcttcgtaattttctttgtatttaaacgtctaagattgaaagaaaatgccaatcgtgtgcgcagtgtataattgtggtcataacgctactcgtgacccagagaaacggttctttagatttcctacaatcatcgcaaacaacgatccacaaaagagggatgaattgctgtctaccgaacgccgtaaactgtgggatagcaacataactcgtgaggatttaacagaagaaaaagcacaattcacccgtgtgtgtggcgtgcactttatatctggtaagagctcatgctaaagctatgttttcaatgtttacgttaaacatttgtgcttatgatatacccgaacactgtaagaccttacttctccatattgctgactggtaaataaggcactttctttacatgtgatggcagccatttactcttttcttctgtgcatgtttttgtttggcttattcttgagactacttcacttgcgaaaagcaaagcacccaTGTAAGAACATGCttatccagccatacaatcacagtgtgcgaggataacatcgccgctcttctcactcacaaaccacggcttgagcggtgtatctcgagctctttgagagtgatttacacgggcatggacgagcaccctgtcatctttcagtggtttggtaagaagactaccaacccagccagaaacaaagaaattataagcatctaagcgcttgtatgccttcatttgtgctttggttgcccacgacgtttgtagcacaaggtagttcacaatatccggatattcaataggcggtaatgaatctaaatcctcaatataatccgatggctttagcgtgtacgggtcatgGCCGcgaatttggactttttcctctgaatattGCCTTtacagaggactccagagagtcacaatactttgaagaagtcggagttgtattgatgttgttcgctttagaacctattgttgatttgtatatcatccaacatggcgttgcaTGCATAaattttgtcacgtgtttgcacactatctatatcTTCCCAATTTCCTgtatctctttattttctcttgaaGATACTCCAAGCATGTTGGAGTCCCTGGGTAAGGTACTGTGGCACAGTCTCTTATTTTGCTGCTCCATTCTCCAGTCCAGCAGGTGGTGCTAATGCCAACCACCAATAAacctcaaagaagaagaagaagtcgaATTGTAAGGTCAACTACGTCATGGCAAAGATGGCAGCCTCCACGGTAGTGCGTGGAgaagatgcatttaaaaaaatattcaagtTCTACAAGAGGAAGAGTCCTCCGCCGGACTTCAGCGATGTCACTGACTTTTCTAAAGGTGTCCCGAGTGACAAAGTgagtgaactgtgtgtgtgtgtgtgtgtgtgtgtgtgtgtgtgtgtgtgtgtgtgtgtgtgtgttgttgttgttgggggGTCTAAGAACGACAAGACCTACGTTACACACTTTGTTGAGTGGTGTACTTATATTAtccaaaatattttaaacaatgttttaaatatattttctgatgGCTTTGTCCCCCTTTGCGCAGCCTTGTGACTAAAGCTTCATAAATGAACTTTTATTATGTAGCCATTAAGCCACATGTTAAAAACACTTGTCATCAGACGTCTGaaccttaaaggttcaatgtgtaagatctgcgtagtgtgtgtggaggctgcttcactgggagtagtgtgtgtgtgtgtgtgtgtgtgtgtgtgtgtgtgtgtgtgtgtgtgggctgcttcactgggagtagtgtgtgtgtgtgtgagtgtgtgtgtgtggaggctgcttcactgggagtagtgtgtgtgtgtgtgagtgtgtgtgtgtggaggctgcttcactgggagtagtgtgtgtgtggaggctgcttcactgggagtagtgtgttgtgttgtgtaatatgttgtgttggggtatgttgtgttgttataggttgtgttgtgtaatgttggggtgtgttgtgtaatgttggggtatgttgtgttgtgttatatgttgtgttgtgtaatgTTGGGGTGTGTTGTGTTATATGTTGTGTAATGTTGGGGTATGTTGTGTTGTTATGTTATTCGTTGTgttatatgttgtgttgtgttatatgttgtgttgtggtgtTTTGTGTTATATGttcaaatcaagtttatttgtatagcccaatatcacaaattatacatttgtctcagtgtgctttacagactgtacaggttacgacacccctctgtccttagaccctcgcatcgcacaaggaaaaacgtcctaaaagaaaccccataattaaagggggaaaaatggaagaaacctcagggagagcaactgaggagggatccctctcccaggacggacagacgtgcaatagatgtcgtatgtacaggataaacaacatagtacaaatacaacatttgaccaaaattatgttgtgttgaaaaaagagaaagtttggatgaatccaggaaaatgtcaaaaaggattcccggtgtccagcaggaccagggcagcaggcgcagccacgattcctgatcctgacgtaaactttatcagtggcaacctgccacatgagagacagaaactccggggcaTCATCACTGccgaggtgtcccccggcagtctaagcctatagcagcataactaggggctgatccagggcaaacctgagccagccctaactataagctttatcaaaatggaaagtctttagcctactcttaaatgtggagagtgtgtctgcctcccgaacacaaactggaagctggttccattggagaggagcttgatagctgaaggctctggctcccattgtactcttagagactctaggaaccacaagtaaccctgcagtctgggagtgtaatgctctagttgtttttttaggtactatgagatctttaagatatgctggagcctgaccattaattgctttgtaagtcaggagaaggattttgaattctattctgtattttaccgggagccagtgcagagcagctaagacaggagtaataagaccccgtttccttgttcttgtcaatacacgtgccactgaattttggatcaactgaagagtcttaagcgacgttttgggacaacctgataacaatgagttgcagtaatccagccttgaagtaacaaatgcatggactagtttttctgcatcattttgagacaggatgtgtcttatttttgcaatgttacgtagatgaaagaaggcagtccttgagatttgttttatgtgggagttaaacgacagatcttgaccAAAGATGACGTCAatattccttacagtggtgctggagggcaaattaatgccatccagagcttctttgtcattagaaaatgcgtttcggaggcgtttagggccaagtataataacttcagttttgtctgtgtttaacatcaaaaagttgctaaacatccaagtttttatgtccttaaggcatgcttgaagtttagccaattgattggtttcatctggtttaattgatagatataattgggtatcatccgcataacaatgaaagtttatagagtggttccttataatattgcccaaaggaagcatatataaggtgaatagaatcggtccaagtacagaaccctgaggaactccaagactttggctgtcatggaagatttatcgttaacacatacaaattgagatcactcagataaataggacttgaaccagcttaatgcggctccttttatgccaacacaatgttccagtctctgtagtagaatgtcatgatcaacagtgtcgaaagcagcactgaggtctaacaagacaagaacagagacaagtcctttgtctgatgccattaaaGGATAACTTTCACCAGTGTCCTTCTCTGTGGCTATGATGAACGCTAAATCcagatttttatatatatatatatatatatatatgtatatatgtatatgtgtatatatatatagtatatgttatatattatatatatatatataatatattatatatgtattgtgtgtatatatataatatatattatatatgtatatgtatatatatatacatatatatatatatatatatattatatatatgtatatctatatcttatatctgtgttattatatatctctatatatttatatatatctctatctatctatgttcTATATCTAtttcgtatatatatattatctattctttatattgttctATTTCTCTATAttttctatctgtctgtgttttctctatttatatttctctttcctgtctttctctctctatctctcttatactctctcttctcctatgtctgtgtgtctctctctctctctctctctctctcttctgtctgtgtgtctctctctctcttctctctctctctctctttctgtgtgtctctctctctctctctctctctctctctgtctctgtgtctctctctgtgtctctctctctctctgtgtctctgtctctctgtctctctgtgtctctgtctctcggtgtctctatctctctctgtctgtctgtctgtctctctctgtctctgtgtctctctctgtgtctctctccctctctgtgtctctctctctctcttgtctgttctctcctctctctctctctctctgttgtctgtatgtgtctttcctctctctctctctctctgtgtctctctctgtgtctctctgtgtctctctctctctctcctctcttctctctctctctctccttctctctctctgtgtctctcctgtcctgtctctctctgttctctctttgtctcttgtgtctctctgtctctcctctgtcctctctctctgtctctgttctctctctctcctgtctctgtctgtgtctctatctctctctcttctcttatgtcttatctctctctctctctctctctctctatctctctctctatctcctctctctctctctctctctctctcccctctctctgtgtgtctctctctctctctgtctctgtctctctgtctctctctgtctctctctctctgtctcttgtctctctctgtccttctctctctgtctctctgtctctctctctctgtctctgtcctctctctctctctctctctctctctctctcttcgtctctctctctctctctctctctctctctctctctctctctctctctctctctctctctctctcttccctctctctctctctctctctctctgtctctctctgtctctctctctctctctctctctctctctctctctgtctctctctctctctctctctctctctcgctctctctctctgtctctgtctctgtgtgtgtatatatatatatactatatctatatatatatatatatatactatatatatatatatatatatatatatatatatataaagtggttttattacagctactttaaaggattgtggtacgtagccagataatagagacgggttgatcatatttaataatgaggtgttaattaagggtaaaacttctttaaacagtttagttggaatcgggtctaaaagacaggttgatggcttagacgacgagattgttgaagttagttggttaaggttgattggagtaaaacagtctagatatatttcaggagttacagatgtttttaaaatcccggaggttgaagttaagtcattaccaattgaggtcaggaggagattaattttgtctctaataattacaattttatcattaaagaagctcatgatgtcgtcactactgagagatataggaatagaagggaacaaccttaaccaactaacttcaacaatctcatcgtctaaaccatcaacctgtcttttggacccgattccaactaagctgtttaaagaagttttacccttaattaacacttcgttattaaatatgatcaacctgtctctattatctggctacgtacc
Encoded here:
- the slirp gene encoding SRA stem-loop-interacting RNA-binding protein, mitochondrial is translated as MAMPAKKVFEAFVSKIPWTIAGKEMRDYFGQFGTVKKCLLPFNKDTGFHKGFCWITFTSEEGLRNALQKDPHILEGAKFQVQRNRHPFERPSSNKDSEYD